A portion of the Lolium rigidum isolate FL_2022 chromosome 1, APGP_CSIRO_Lrig_0.1, whole genome shotgun sequence genome contains these proteins:
- the LOC124682555 gene encoding ultraviolet-B receptor UVR8-like, which yields MAPPSRPAAVLAWGSGEDGQLGMGECDEKDSAHCVAALDPYAVSAVVAGSRNSLAICQDGRLFTWGWNQRGTLGHPPETKTESSPAPVDALAGVKIVQAAIGGWHCLAVDDKGRAYAWGGNEYGQCGEEPERKEDGTRALRRDIPIPQRCALKLKVRQVAAGGTHSVVLTQEGHVWTWGQPWPPGDIKKISTPVRVQGLEHVSMIAVGAFHNLALSEDGILWAWGNNEYGQLGIGDTQPRSQPIRVEGLSDLSLVDIAAGGWHSAALTKDGEVYAWGRGEHGRLGFGDDKSSHMVPLKVQLLAGEDIVQVSCGGTHSVALTSDGRIFSYGRGDHGRLGYGRKVTTGRPMEVPINLPPPKSSTSSNGLWQANYVACGGRHTLAILTWTDM from the exons ATGGCGCCGCCCTCCCGCCCCGCGGCCGTCCTCGCATG GGGTTCGGGGGAAGACGGGCAGCTGGGCATGGGCGAGTGCGACGAGAAGGACTCGGCCCACTGCGTCGCCGCGCTGGATCCGTACGCCGTCTCCGCCGTCGTGGCCGGCAGCCGCAACTCCCTCGCCATCTGCCAAGACGGCCGC CTTTTCACCTGGGGGTGGAACCAGCGGGGGACTCTGGGGCACCCGCCGGAGACCAAGACGGAGAGCTCCCCGGCGCCCGTGGATGCCCTCGCGGGGGTGAAGATCGTGCAG GCAGCGATCGGCGGATGGCATTGCCTCGCAGTGGATGACAAAGGGCGTGCCTACGCCTGGG GGGGAAACGAGTACGGACAGTGCGGGGAGGAGCCTGAGAGGAAGGAGGATGGCACAAGGGCGCTCAGGAGGGACATCCCCATCCCGCAGCGGTGCGCTCTCAAGCTCAAAGTTCGGCAA GTAGCTGCCGGGGGGACTCACTCAGTGGTTTTGACACAAGAAGGCCATGTTTGGACATGGGGGCAGCCATGGCCACCGGGTGATAT CAAGAAAATATCCACACCAGTACGTGTGCAAGGGCTTGAACACGTGAGCATGATTGCCGTAGGGGCATTCCATAATTTGGCACTATCGGAAGACGGAATCTTGTGGGCATGGGGTAATAATGAGTATGGTCAGCTGGGGATTGGAGATACCCAACCAAGATCGCAACCGATCCGCGTTGAAGGGCTATCTGACCTTTCATTG GTTGACATTGCTGCTGGAGGTTGGCATTCAGCTGCGTTGACTAAAGATGGAGAG GTATATGCTTGGggaagaggagaacatgggagGCTTGGCTTTGGGGATGATAAGAGTAGTCACATGGTGCCCCTAAAGGTCCAGCTTCTAGCTGGAGAGGATATTGTTCAG GTGTCATGCGGAGGGACCCATTCAGTTGCGCTAACTAGCGATGGACGAATATTCTCT TACGGACGGGGTGATCATGGCCGTCTGGGCTATGGCAGGAAGGTGACAACGGGCCGCCCAATGGAAGTGCCCATAAACTTACCTCCACCGAAGTCCAGCACCAGCTCCAATGGGCTATGGCAGGCTAACTATGTTGCCTGTGGTGGGCGGCATACGCTGGCCATCTTGACATGGACGGATATGTAA